CAGCCCGGCGGGGGCGCGATCGGGCTGGGGATCTCTCCGGACAGGACGATGCGTTCCGACGGTGCGTCCCCGAGCATCGGAACCGCGGACAGCAGGCTGCGGGTGTACGGGTGGATCGGCTTGTGGAACAGTTCCCCCGACGGACCCAGCTCCAGGATCTTCCCCAGGTACATCACCGCCACGTCGTCGCTCACGTGACGGATGACCCGCAGGTCGTGGGAGACGAACAGGTACGCCATCCCGTATTCGTCCTGAAGGTCCTTCAGCAGGTTCAGGATCTGCGCCTGCACGGAAACGTCGAGCGCCGATACCGGCTCGTCGGCCACCACGAGCTTGGGGGAAAGCGCGATCGCCCGGGCGATCCCGATCCTCTGGCGCTGCCCGCCGGAGAACTCGTGGGGATATTTCTCTCCCGACTCTTCCGAAAGCCCGACTCGCCCCAGCAGCCGCACCGCGCGCTCCCGCAGCTCTGCGCCCTTGGCCTGCCCGTGGACGAGCCACCCTTCCCCCACGATGTCCCGGACCTTCATCCGGGGATTGAGGGAGGAGTACGGGTCCTGGAAGATGATCTGCATTTGGCGGCGCGTCGTCCGCAGCTCTTCGCCCCCGAGCTGCGCGATGTCCTTCCCGTCGAACCGGATCGCTCCCGAGTCCGGGTCGAGGAGCCGGATCGCAAGGCGGCCCAGCGTGGTCTTCCCGCAGCCGGATTCGCCGACCAGCCCCAGCGTCTTCCCCGGCGCGAGCGAGAGGGAGACGCCGTCGACGGCGCGCACGCTCAGCTCTTCGGACGAGAAGAACGACTTCCGCACGGGGAACGTCTTGTAGACGTTGACGAGCGACAGGAGCGCTCCGTTCGCGCCAGGGCGGTAAAGGTTTTCGCTCAACGCGCCTCTCCCCCCCTCGCCGTCCGCTGGTAATGGCACGCCGCAAGGTG
This is a stretch of genomic DNA from Thermodesulfobacteriota bacterium. It encodes these proteins:
- a CDS encoding oligopeptide/dipeptide ABC transporter ATP-binding protein, with the protein product MSENLYRPGANGALLSLVNVYKTFPVRKSFFSSEELSVRAVDGVSLSLAPGKTLGLVGESGCGKTTLGRLAIRLLDPDSGAIRFDGKDIAQLGGEELRTTRRQMQIIFQDPYSSLNPRMKVRDIVGEGWLVHGQAKGAELRERAVRLLGRVGLSEESGEKYPHEFSGGQRQRIGIARAIALSPKLVVADEPVSALDVSVQAQILNLLKDLQDEYGMAYLFVSHDLRVIRHVSDDVAVMYLGKILELGPSGELFHKPIHPYTRSLLSAVPMLGDAPSERIVLSGEIPSPIAPPPGCRFHTRCFMAKKDCSEICPLLREVAPGRFAACHFV